One genomic segment of Streptomyces sp. RKND-216 includes these proteins:
- a CDS encoding zinc-binding alcohol dehydrogenase, protein MERVVQFTGPRQVEVAELPSTPLPPGHLRVRTRYSGISAGTELTAYRGTNPYLTRTWDAGARIFRDGAAGIEYPVVGWGYSEVGEVTEVSPDVAGTPGTPAVGDLVWGIWGHRSEGVVPAQKLNGHTLPAGLEPLAGAFARVGAIAYNAVLASDIHVGEDVVVFGQGVIGLLATRLAQLNGARVTAVDALDGRLEWAARYGAALTLNARTDDVAERTREATGGLGADVAIEISGVYPALHEALRAVTVGGRVVASGFYQGDGAGLRLGDEFHHNRVQLVCSQIGGVPQQLSGRWTVERLQQTFLRLVAEGRVDVESLVSHVVPVADAAEAYVLLDERPQDALQTVLEF, encoded by the coding sequence GTGGAACGCGTCGTCCAGTTCACCGGTCCCCGTCAGGTCGAAGTCGCCGAACTCCCGAGCACGCCGCTGCCCCCCGGACACCTGCGGGTCCGCACCCGCTACTCCGGCATCTCCGCAGGCACCGAACTCACCGCCTACCGCGGCACGAACCCCTACCTGACCCGCACCTGGGACGCCGGGGCGCGGATCTTCCGGGACGGCGCGGCCGGCATCGAGTACCCGGTCGTCGGCTGGGGCTACTCCGAGGTCGGCGAGGTCACCGAGGTGTCCCCCGACGTCGCCGGCACACCCGGCACCCCCGCCGTCGGCGACCTGGTGTGGGGCATCTGGGGCCATCGCAGCGAGGGCGTCGTCCCCGCGCAGAAGCTGAACGGACACACCCTCCCCGCCGGTCTCGAACCACTGGCCGGCGCGTTCGCCCGGGTCGGCGCCATCGCCTACAACGCGGTGCTGGCCTCCGACATCCACGTCGGCGAGGACGTCGTGGTGTTCGGGCAGGGCGTCATCGGCCTGCTCGCCACGCGCCTCGCCCAGCTCAACGGCGCCCGCGTCACCGCCGTCGACGCCCTCGACGGCCGCCTGGAGTGGGCCGCACGGTACGGCGCCGCCCTCACCCTCAACGCCCGCACGGACGACGTCGCCGAACGGACCCGGGAGGCCACCGGAGGGCTCGGCGCAGACGTCGCCATCGAGATCAGCGGCGTCTACCCGGCCCTGCACGAGGCGCTCCGCGCGGTCACGGTCGGAGGCCGCGTCGTCGCCTCCGGCTTCTACCAGGGCGACGGCGCCGGGCTGCGGCTCGGCGACGAGTTTCACCACAACCGGGTCCAGCTGGTCTGCTCGCAGATCGGCGGCGTGCCGCAGCAGCTCTCCGGCCGCTGGACCGTCGAACGGCTGCAGCAGACCTTCCTGCGGCTCGTCGCCGAGGGGCGGGTCGACGTGGAGTCCCTGGTCAGCCACGTGGTGCCGGTCGCCGACGCCGCCGAGGCGTACGTCCTTCTGGACGAACGGCCGCAGGACGCGCTGCAGACCGTCCTCGAGTTCTGA
- a CDS encoding dodecin — protein sequence MSEHTYRVTEIVGTSHEGVDAAIKNAISRASETLRHLDWFEVAEVRGQIENGRIEHYQVGLKVGFRLEDGQSAGA from the coding sequence ATGAGCGAGCACACCTACCGGGTGACCGAGATCGTCGGCACGTCGCACGAGGGCGTGGACGCCGCGATCAAGAACGCGATCAGCCGTGCCTCGGAGACGCTGCGGCACCTGGACTGGTTCGAGGTGGCGGAAGTGCGCGGCCAGATCGAGAACGGGCGGATCGAGCACTACCAGGTGGGTCTGAAGGTCGGCTTCCGCCTGGAGGACGGCCAGTCGGCAGGAGCGTAG
- a CDS encoding nuclear transport factor 2 family protein — protein sequence MNGTDEERLLSLAQAWADAIVANDVRAIGRYVTDDWVLVDQDGVGTREKFLSLVASGDLTHEVMRTVGGTARVRVYGDTAVLTARVVNTAHYRGKAFHADEWTTDVYLRTPNGWLCTHSHVTPAA from the coding sequence ATGAACGGCACCGACGAGGAACGCCTCCTCTCACTGGCCCAGGCGTGGGCGGACGCGATCGTCGCCAACGACGTGCGCGCCATCGGCCGTTACGTGACGGACGACTGGGTCCTCGTCGACCAGGACGGCGTCGGCACCCGGGAGAAGTTCCTGTCGCTGGTCGCCTCCGGCGACCTGACGCACGAGGTGATGCGCACCGTCGGGGGCACCGCCCGGGTCCGCGTGTACGGGGATACCGCCGTCCTCACCGCGCGGGTGGTCAACACCGCCCACTACCGCGGCAAGGCGTTCCACGCCGACGAGTGGACCACCGACGTCTACCTCCGCACGCCCAACGGCTGGCTCTGCACCCACTCCCACGTCACCCCTGCGGCGTGA
- a CDS encoding PaaI family thioesterase has protein sequence MHDADLGPAREKLIRESIERQTMLATLGVEVAEVGAGRVVLEMPFRGDVCQQNGFVHAGAITTVADSACGYAAQTLMPEGSDVLSVEFKVNLLRPAVGERFRAEAAVVRAGRTLTVCSADVFALAADGSSKQIALMQATMTTVHPAP, from the coding sequence ATGCACGACGCCGACCTGGGTCCGGCGCGCGAGAAGCTGATACGCGAGAGCATCGAACGCCAGACGATGCTGGCCACGCTTGGGGTGGAGGTCGCCGAGGTCGGCGCGGGGCGCGTCGTTTTGGAGATGCCCTTCCGCGGCGACGTCTGCCAGCAGAACGGCTTCGTGCACGCCGGTGCGATCACGACGGTCGCCGACTCGGCGTGCGGCTACGCCGCGCAGACGCTGATGCCGGAGGGCAGCGACGTCCTCAGCGTCGAGTTCAAGGTGAACCTGCTGCGCCCGGCGGTCGGCGAACGGTTCCGGGCCGAGGCCGCCGTCGTCCGCGCCGGCCGCACCCTCACGGTCTGCTCCGCCGACGTTTTCGCCCTCGCCGCGGACGGCTCCAGCAAGCAGATCGCCCTGATGCAGGCCACCATGACGACCGTTCACCCAGCCCCCTGA
- the dusB gene encoding tRNA dihydrouridine synthase DusB — translation MTTQPLQIGPHTVSPPVVLAPMAGITNAPFRTLCREFSGGRGLFVSEMITTRALVERNEKTMRLVHFDADERPRSIQLYGVDPMTVGKAVRMIVEEDLADHIDLNFGCPVPKVTRKGGGSALPYKRNLLRAILREAVTGAGHLPVTMKMRKGIDDDHLTYLDAGRIAVEEGVTAVALHGRTAAQHYGGTADWDAISRLKDTVGALSDIPVLGNGDIWSADDALRMVRETGCDGVVVGRGCLGRPWLFGDLVAAFDGRGAESYARPTLRVVADTMLRHARLLGEWLEDESRGVIDFRKHVAWYTKGFSVGSDMRRSLAVASSLSEMGDLLGELDLDQPWPAAGADGPRGRTAGRNRVVLPDGWLDDPYDAACVTPDAELDTSGG, via the coding sequence ATGACGACACAGCCGCTGCAGATCGGCCCCCACACCGTCTCGCCCCCGGTGGTCCTCGCCCCGATGGCCGGGATCACCAATGCCCCCTTCCGCACCCTGTGCCGGGAGTTCTCGGGCGGCCGCGGCCTGTTCGTCAGCGAGATGATCACGACGCGGGCGCTGGTGGAGCGCAACGAGAAGACGATGCGGCTGGTGCATTTCGACGCCGACGAGCGTCCGCGCTCGATCCAGCTGTACGGCGTCGACCCGATGACCGTCGGCAAGGCCGTCCGGATGATCGTCGAAGAGGACCTGGCCGATCACATCGACCTCAACTTCGGCTGCCCGGTCCCCAAGGTCACCCGCAAGGGCGGTGGCTCCGCCCTGCCGTACAAGCGGAACCTGCTGCGTGCCATCCTGCGCGAGGCCGTGACGGGCGCGGGACATCTGCCGGTGACGATGAAGATGCGCAAGGGCATCGACGACGACCACCTCACCTACCTGGACGCCGGGCGCATCGCCGTCGAGGAGGGCGTCACCGCCGTCGCCCTGCACGGCCGCACCGCCGCCCAGCACTACGGCGGCACCGCCGACTGGGACGCCATCTCCCGCCTGAAGGACACCGTCGGCGCCCTCTCCGACATCCCCGTGCTCGGAAACGGCGACATCTGGTCGGCGGACGACGCGCTGCGGATGGTGCGCGAGACCGGGTGCGACGGGGTCGTCGTCGGCCGTGGCTGCCTGGGCCGTCCCTGGCTCTTCGGCGACCTGGTCGCCGCGTTCGACGGCCGGGGCGCGGAGTCCTACGCCCGCCCCACGCTGCGTGTGGTCGCGGACACGATGCTGCGGCACGCGAGACTGCTGGGCGAATGGCTGGAGGACGAGTCGCGGGGCGTGATCGACTTCCGCAAGCACGTGGCCTGGTACACCAAGGGCTTCTCCGTCGGCTCCGACATGCGTCGCAGCCTGGCCGTCGCCTCCTCGCTGAGCGAGATGGGCGACCTGCTCGGGGAGCTGGACCTCGACCAGCCCTGGCCCGCCGCCGGCGCGGACGGCCCGCGCGGCCGGACCGCCGGCCGCAACCGGGTCGTCCTCCCCGACGGCTGGCTCGACGACCCCTACGACGCCGCCTGCGTCACCCCCGACGCCGAACTCGACACTTCCGGCGGCTGA
- a CDS encoding extracellular solute-binding protein produces the protein MRIRTRGLRTTAAALALTLGTGLLAGCGDTASAKPDNQITVWSLENLPPRMAVGREVVARFEKKTGVEVKLVGVDESKLPQLIMSAAAAGNLPDVIGAAPLGQIWQMYGNELLDTNLTGEIVDDLGSRTFNDNALGLASDDGTRLAVPSDSWQQILVYRKDMLERAGLPVPDSYADLRRAAKALDEGPGTGISLATDPSDLFTQQSFESFALANDCRLVESDDVALESPACRSAFAAYDELASEYGADGVQTVDTTRATYFAGRSPIIMWSSFLLDELAGLRKDALPSCPACRKDPGHLAENSGVVTALEGPDGAEPAQFGEISSWAVTRTAEKEASGKFVRFMLTEGYEEWFGMAPEGKIPVREGTASDPDRFQQAWRASEIGVDSKKPLEEVYPSELLDRMSEGVGNMRRWGITQGEGLLVGATNGELPVPQAIGAMASDQIPPREAARQADEEVTALRESLQ, from the coding sequence ATGCGCATACGGACCCGAGGGTTGAGGACGACCGCGGCCGCACTCGCCCTGACACTGGGCACCGGCCTGCTGGCCGGCTGCGGCGACACGGCGTCGGCGAAGCCCGACAACCAGATCACGGTGTGGTCGCTGGAGAACCTGCCGCCCCGGATGGCCGTCGGGAGGGAGGTCGTCGCCCGCTTCGAGAAGAAGACGGGCGTCGAGGTGAAGCTCGTCGGCGTCGACGAGAGCAAGCTGCCGCAGCTCATCATGTCGGCGGCGGCCGCGGGCAACCTGCCCGACGTCATCGGCGCCGCACCGCTGGGCCAGATCTGGCAGATGTACGGCAACGAACTGCTCGACACCAACCTGACCGGCGAGATCGTCGACGACCTCGGGTCGCGCACGTTCAACGACAACGCCCTCGGCCTCGCCTCCGACGACGGCACCCGCCTCGCCGTGCCGTCCGACTCCTGGCAGCAGATCCTCGTCTACCGCAAGGACATGCTGGAGCGGGCCGGCCTCCCGGTGCCCGACAGCTACGCCGACCTCCGCCGCGCCGCGAAGGCACTCGACGAGGGCCCGGGCACCGGCATCTCGCTGGCCACCGACCCCAGCGACCTCTTCACCCAGCAGAGCTTCGAGAGCTTTGCTCTCGCCAACGACTGCCGCCTCGTCGAGAGCGACGACGTCGCCCTCGAATCCCCCGCCTGCCGCTCGGCTTTCGCCGCCTACGACGAGCTGGCCAGCGAGTACGGCGCGGACGGCGTCCAGACCGTCGACACCACCCGCGCCACGTACTTCGCCGGGCGCTCGCCGATCATCATGTGGTCCTCCTTCCTCCTCGACGAGCTGGCCGGGCTGCGCAAGGACGCGCTGCCGAGCTGCCCGGCGTGCCGGAAGGACCCGGGCCACCTCGCCGAGAACAGCGGCGTGGTCACGGCGCTCGAAGGCCCGGACGGAGCCGAGCCCGCCCAGTTCGGCGAGATCAGTTCCTGGGCGGTGACCCGCACCGCGGAGAAGGAGGCATCGGGGAAGTTCGTCCGCTTCATGCTCACCGAGGGCTACGAGGAGTGGTTCGGGATGGCCCCCGAGGGCAAGATCCCGGTCCGTGAAGGCACGGCGAGCGACCCGGACAGGTTCCAGCAGGCCTGGCGGGCCAGCGAGATCGGCGTCGACAGCAAGAAGCCCCTCGAGGAGGTCTACCCCTCCGAACTGCTCGACCGGATGTCCGAGGGCGTCGGCAACATGCGCCGTTGGGGCATCACGCAGGGCGAGGGACTGCTCGTCGGCGCCACGAACGGCGAATTGCCGGTGCCGCAAGCCATCGGAGCCATGGCAAGCGACCAGATCCCGCCGCGCGAGGCCGCCCGCCAGGCGGACGAGGAAGTCACCGCGCTGCGCGAGTCCCTCCAGTGA
- a CDS encoding GNAT family N-acetyltransferase: MDLHSALRRYDAAVRRDAPAEGPGARLERDHGAGAVLRHVVPDGRGWHGVCWSDLDEGTADAAIAAQLRAFAAYGHPFEWKVYAHDRPADLAGRLRRAGFTPGPDEAVMVADVTSVPTDAALPEGVRLHTVTDPAGLHLLDEVHEAVFGPDGTSLRSWLGPVLETAPETVHLVVALAGDRPVSAARASLPPQPAGTGFAGLWGGGTLPEWRGRGLYRALVAARARHTAERGFRYLHVDASDASRPVLERLGFHRLTTTRPYVFDPSSPGHRWNEAPV, from the coding sequence ATGGACCTGCACAGCGCTCTCCGCCGCTACGACGCAGCGGTACGGCGCGACGCGCCCGCCGAGGGCCCGGGCGCGCGGCTCGAACGCGACCACGGCGCGGGCGCCGTCCTCCGCCACGTCGTCCCGGACGGCCGCGGCTGGCACGGCGTGTGCTGGTCCGACCTGGACGAGGGCACCGCCGACGCCGCCATCGCCGCCCAGCTCCGTGCCTTCGCCGCGTACGGTCATCCGTTCGAGTGGAAGGTGTATGCGCACGACCGCCCCGCCGACCTCGCCGGACGCCTTCGCCGGGCCGGCTTCACGCCGGGGCCGGATGAGGCCGTGATGGTCGCCGACGTGACGTCCGTGCCGACCGACGCCGCGCTCCCGGAGGGCGTGCGCCTGCACACTGTCACCGACCCGGCCGGTCTGCACCTCCTGGATGAGGTCCACGAGGCGGTGTTCGGCCCGGACGGCACGTCACTGCGCTCCTGGCTGGGACCCGTGCTGGAGACGGCGCCGGAGACCGTGCACCTGGTCGTCGCCCTGGCCGGCGACCGCCCAGTGTCCGCCGCCCGGGCGAGCCTCCCGCCGCAACCCGCCGGCACCGGCTTCGCCGGGCTGTGGGGTGGCGGCACCCTCCCCGAGTGGCGCGGTCGCGGCCTGTACCGTGCGCTGGTCGCCGCCCGCGCACGGCACACCGCCGAGCGCGGCTTCCGCTACCTGCACGTCGACGCGTCCGACGCCAGCCGCCCGGTCCTCGAGCGGCTCGGCTTCCACCGCCTGACCACCACGAGGCCGTACGTCTTCGATCCCTCCTCGCCCGGCCACCGCTGGAACGAGGCTCCGGTATGA
- a CDS encoding sugar phosphate isomerase/epimerase family protein: MFRTACQEQLLPGDTLQEKWEFALAAGYDAVEVRGKGDFAFRDRLPELRQAAADGVVMPTVCVDMPHFLGAFDDEQRKDAVAQMKSQLTAIAEIGGRGAQTPASYGMFSRRLPPFTPPRGEEEDREVLLEGLSELGAHAKAEGVTLFLEPLNRYEDHMVNRLDQAVDLIRELGLESVRIGIDSYHMNIEETDPAAAILAAAAYIGHAQVSDSNRFQPGAGHLDWPAWLGALDAAGYAGELALECRLTGDPAEAVRSVPPFLKRAAGLRETGLRHAGLREADG, encoded by the coding sequence ATGTTCAGAACCGCCTGCCAGGAACAACTCCTTCCCGGCGACACCCTCCAGGAGAAGTGGGAGTTCGCCCTGGCCGCGGGATACGACGCCGTCGAGGTGCGCGGAAAGGGCGACTTCGCCTTCCGTGACCGCCTGCCGGAGCTGCGGCAGGCCGCCGCCGACGGCGTCGTCATGCCGACTGTCTGCGTCGACATGCCGCACTTCCTCGGCGCGTTCGACGACGAGCAGCGCAAGGACGCCGTCGCCCAAATGAAGTCCCAGCTCACCGCCATCGCCGAGATCGGCGGACGCGGCGCGCAGACCCCCGCCTCGTACGGCATGTTCTCCCGCCGGCTCCCGCCGTTCACGCCGCCGCGCGGTGAGGAGGAGGACCGCGAAGTGCTGCTGGAGGGCCTGTCCGAACTCGGCGCACACGCGAAGGCGGAGGGCGTCACGCTCTTCCTGGAGCCGCTGAACCGCTACGAGGACCACATGGTCAACCGACTCGACCAGGCCGTGGACCTGATCCGGGAGCTCGGCCTGGAATCGGTGCGGATCGGCATCGACAGCTACCACATGAACATCGAGGAGACCGACCCCGCGGCGGCGATCCTCGCCGCCGCCGCGTACATCGGGCACGCCCAGGTCTCTGACTCCAACCGCTTCCAGCCCGGCGCGGGCCACCTGGACTGGCCGGCCTGGCTGGGCGCGCTGGACGCCGCCGGCTACGCCGGCGAACTGGCCCTCGAATGCCGCCTGACCGGCGACCCGGCGGAGGCCGTACGGTCCGTCCCGCCGTTCCTCAAGCGCGCGGCCGGACTGCGGGAGACCGGACTGCGGCACGCCGGGCTGCGGGAGGCCGACGGATGA
- a CDS encoding sugar ABC transporter permease, giving the protein MTTTAPEAAPPAAPTPPSTGRRRTARARENRAGLAFVSPTFLVVLVVVILPILWTVLLAFQDARLVDIQGMGLFGDWTLENFDAVFGSPGFWTSLWTTLVYTVGATVGSVLLGLVAALALRRTFPGRGLMRASMLLPYVAPVVAVTFVWQIALSPQFGILNEWGTSVFGWEEPIAFLSTRSYEVELLGLSFDVPLALLTVIAFEAWRYFPFAFLFLLARLQAVPDVLEEAATVDGATLTQRFRHVLLPQLMPVIALLCVLRFIMSFNKFDDVYLLTGGGSGTDVAAVRVYDFLTARYDVGAAAAQALVLAVILMVLLGVYFRFFAKKVQEESA; this is encoded by the coding sequence ATGACGACGACAGCACCCGAGGCCGCGCCCCCGGCCGCCCCCACACCGCCGAGCACCGGCCGCCGCCGCACCGCCCGCGCACGGGAGAACCGTGCCGGCCTGGCCTTCGTGTCCCCCACGTTCCTGGTCGTCCTCGTGGTGGTCATCCTGCCCATCCTGTGGACCGTCCTGCTGGCCTTCCAGGACGCCCGGCTGGTCGACATCCAGGGCATGGGCCTCTTCGGCGACTGGACGCTGGAGAACTTCGACGCCGTCTTCGGCTCGCCCGGCTTCTGGACCAGCCTGTGGACCACCCTGGTCTACACCGTGGGCGCCACCGTCGGCTCCGTCCTCCTCGGCCTGGTCGCCGCGCTCGCCCTGCGCCGCACGTTCCCCGGCCGCGGCCTGATGCGGGCCTCCATGCTGCTCCCGTACGTCGCGCCGGTCGTGGCCGTCACGTTCGTCTGGCAGATCGCGCTCAGCCCGCAGTTCGGCATCCTCAACGAGTGGGGCACCTCGGTCTTCGGCTGGGAGGAGCCCATCGCGTTCCTCTCCACCCGCTCCTACGAGGTGGAGCTGCTCGGCCTCTCCTTCGACGTCCCCCTCGCGCTGCTGACCGTCATCGCGTTCGAGGCATGGCGCTACTTCCCGTTCGCGTTCCTCTTCCTGCTGGCCCGGCTCCAGGCCGTGCCGGACGTGCTGGAGGAGGCCGCGACGGTGGACGGCGCCACCCTCACCCAGCGTTTCCGCCACGTGCTGCTGCCGCAGCTGATGCCGGTCATCGCGCTGCTGTGCGTGCTGCGTTTCATCATGAGCTTCAACAAGTTCGACGACGTCTACCTGCTGACCGGCGGCGGCTCCGGCACGGACGTCGCCGCGGTGCGGGTCTACGACTTCCTCACCGCCCGCTACGACGTCGGCGCCGCAGCCGCCCAGGCGCTCGTCCTGGCCGTGATCCTCATGGTCCTGCTGGGCGTCTACTTCAGGTTCTTCGCCAAGAAGGTGCAGGAGGAGTCCGCATGA
- a CDS encoding glycogen debranching N-terminal domain-containing protein gives MIPDSRLLVHDGTFAVLDAAGDVTGRSGVSPDGLFLQDGRHLSRWRLSLDGSAPDVLVPLRADGSGGTAVLCPPFRRDRPPACTVHREQAVDSGALVERLRLTANVGHEVTVRVGLTAAADFADVFALRGDHTFGTPGAERSARLLADGVAFGYRREDWRAGTTVTAQPPPESVTPVDAADGRPADGGAAHRLEWTVTLPPHGSARIDLRVIARPHTGLGSGEPAPSPAAARDRVCAEVDAYVCADPAPAQLTRWPELLRACEQGLADLAGLRVPAAGPDDEPLLPPAAGVPWFLTLFGRDSLLTSLYALPYRPDLAAATLPALAATQAGGADPSRVAQPGKIVHEIRHGELAHFGQVPFGRYYGTVDATPLFLVLLGAYTDHTGDTTTARRLEKHARAAVDWMFRHGGLDERGYLVYEADAGGLANQSWKDSPGSICDADGTPAQGALAVSEVQGYAYDALRRTARLARKVWDDAAWADRLEEAADDLKSRFRRDFWMDAEDFPALALDGSGRRVTALASDAGHLLWSGILGGRDARAVGRRLLEPDFFSGWGVRTLAAGQPAYHPLTYHRGSVWPHDNAVIALGLARHGLHEEGRRLAEGVLAAAERTGWRLPEVLAGHGRDDHPEPVSYPHSCSPQAWAAATPLALLTAVGAAPGT, from the coding sequence GTGATCCCCGACTCCCGACTCCTCGTCCACGACGGCACGTTCGCCGTGCTGGACGCCGCCGGCGACGTCACCGGCCGCAGCGGCGTGTCCCCCGACGGGCTGTTCCTGCAGGACGGCCGCCACCTCAGCCGGTGGCGGCTCAGCCTGGACGGCTCGGCCCCGGACGTGCTGGTGCCGCTGAGGGCCGACGGCAGCGGGGGAACGGCCGTGCTGTGCCCGCCGTTCCGCCGCGACCGGCCCCCGGCCTGCACCGTGCACCGCGAGCAGGCCGTGGACTCGGGCGCCCTCGTCGAACGGCTGCGGCTGACGGCCAACGTCGGCCACGAGGTCACCGTCCGCGTGGGGCTCACGGCGGCGGCCGACTTCGCCGACGTGTTCGCCCTGCGCGGCGACCACACCTTCGGCACGCCCGGCGCCGAGCGCAGCGCCCGACTCCTGGCGGACGGCGTCGCGTTCGGCTACCGGCGCGAGGACTGGCGAGCCGGAACGACGGTCACCGCCCAGCCCCCGCCCGAGTCCGTCACCCCGGTGGACGCGGCGGACGGGCGTCCGGCGGACGGCGGCGCCGCGCACCGGCTGGAGTGGACCGTCACCCTCCCGCCGCACGGCAGCGCCCGCATTGACCTCAGAGTGATCGCCCGTCCACACACCGGCCTCGGCTCGGGCGAGCCGGCTCCCTCGCCCGCCGCCGCGCGCGACCGCGTCTGTGCCGAGGTGGACGCCTACGTCTGTGCCGACCCCGCGCCGGCACAGCTCACCCGGTGGCCGGAACTGCTGCGCGCCTGCGAGCAGGGCCTCGCCGACCTGGCCGGGCTCCGCGTGCCCGCCGCCGGACCGGACGACGAGCCGCTGCTTCCGCCCGCCGCGGGCGTGCCGTGGTTCCTCACCCTTTTCGGCCGCGACTCGCTGCTCACCTCCCTGTACGCGCTGCCCTACAGGCCAGACCTGGCCGCCGCGACGCTGCCCGCGCTCGCCGCCACCCAGGCCGGCGGAGCCGACCCCTCCCGGGTCGCCCAACCCGGCAAGATCGTGCACGAGATCCGGCACGGCGAGCTCGCCCACTTCGGCCAGGTCCCGTTCGGCCGCTACTACGGCACGGTCGACGCCACGCCGCTGTTCCTGGTACTGCTCGGGGCGTACACCGACCACACCGGCGACACGACGACGGCCCGGCGCCTGGAGAAGCACGCACGAGCCGCCGTGGACTGGATGTTCCGGCACGGCGGACTGGACGAGCGCGGCTACCTCGTCTACGAGGCCGACGCGGGCGGGCTGGCCAACCAGAGCTGGAAGGACTCCCCCGGCTCGATCTGCGACGCCGACGGCACCCCGGCGCAGGGCGCCCTCGCCGTCAGCGAGGTGCAGGGCTACGCCTACGACGCGCTGCGCCGTACCGCCCGCCTGGCCCGCAAGGTGTGGGACGACGCGGCGTGGGCCGACCGGCTGGAGGAGGCGGCCGACGACCTGAAGTCCCGCTTCCGGCGCGACTTCTGGATGGACGCCGAGGACTTCCCCGCCCTCGCCCTGGACGGCTCCGGGCGCCGGGTCACGGCGCTCGCCTCGGACGCCGGGCACCTGTTGTGGTCCGGCATCCTCGGCGGCCGTGACGCACGAGCTGTCGGACGGCGCCTGCTGGAACCGGACTTCTTCAGCGGCTGGGGCGTCCGCACGCTCGCCGCAGGCCAGCCCGCGTACCACCCGCTGACGTACCACCGGGGCAGCGTCTGGCCGCACGACAACGCGGTCATCGCGCTCGGCCTGGCACGCCACGGCCTGCACGAGGAGGGCCGCCGCCTCGCCGAGGGCGTCCTCGCGGCAGCCGAACGCACCGGCTGGCGACTCCCGGAGGTCCTGGCCGGCCACGGCCGCGACGACCATCCGGAGCCCGTCTCCTACCCGCACTCCTGCTCCCCGCAGGCATGGGCGGCCGCGACGCCGCTCGCCCTGCTCACCGCCGTGGGGGCCGCACCGGGCACCTGA
- a CDS encoding carbohydrate ABC transporter permease yields the protein MSRAVFEERFFGIARWIVIAFLAVITIVPFYYMLLLSVKSIDSLLLDPGSLWVSAKEFTTATYEEVLRPTSEGGQGFVGMLANSAVVSLGTVLLTLVAAVPGAYAISRLRFFGGRQVSALFLAVYLFPATLLAVPLFVMFAKLGLQGSLVGLAVVYIAQTVPVSIYMMKNYFVTIPTSIEEAAALDGCSRLQTVRRVVLPLATPSIMATALYIFMIAWNEFLFALLFLAAEPEEWTVSLGLQLLSDGIEVSKTVLMAGSVVLTVPVVLLFFAAERMLTEGLTSGADKS from the coding sequence ATGAGCCGCGCAGTCTTCGAGGAGCGGTTCTTCGGGATCGCCCGCTGGATCGTGATCGCGTTCCTCGCGGTCATCACGATCGTGCCCTTCTACTACATGCTGCTGCTGTCGGTGAAGTCCATCGACTCGCTGCTGCTCGACCCCGGCAGCCTGTGGGTGTCGGCCAAGGAGTTCACCACCGCCACCTACGAGGAGGTGCTCCGGCCCACCTCCGAGGGCGGCCAGGGCTTCGTCGGGATGCTCGCCAACTCGGCGGTCGTCTCCCTCGGCACCGTCCTGCTCACGCTGGTCGCCGCCGTGCCCGGCGCGTACGCGATCAGCCGGCTCCGCTTCTTCGGCGGCCGCCAGGTCAGCGCACTCTTCCTCGCCGTGTACCTCTTCCCGGCGACGCTGCTCGCGGTGCCGCTGTTCGTCATGTTCGCCAAACTCGGGCTCCAGGGAAGCCTGGTCGGCCTCGCCGTCGTCTACATCGCGCAGACCGTGCCGGTGTCGATCTACATGATGAAGAACTACTTCGTCACCATCCCCACCAGTATCGAGGAGGCCGCAGCGCTGGACGGCTGCTCCCGCCTCCAGACCGTCCGCCGTGTGGTGCTGCCCCTGGCGACCCCCTCGATCATGGCGACGGCGCTGTACATCTTCATGATCGCGTGGAACGAGTTCCTGTTCGCGCTGCTTTTCCTCGCCGCCGAGCCCGAGGAGTGGACGGTCTCGCTCGGCCTCCAGCTCCTCTCCGACGGCATCGAGGTCTCCAAGACCGTCCTGATGGCCGGTTCCGTGGTGCTCACCGTTCCCGTGGTACTGCTGTTCTTCGCAGCGGAACGCATGCTCACCGAGGGCCTCACCAGCGGCGCGGACAAGAGCTGA